The Acidimicrobiales bacterium region GCGCGACCTCGGAGCGACCCACCTGGCCGTCGCCACCCACAACGCCAGCCCTACCGACGTCGACGGTCACCTTCAACGGGTGGCCGAGTACCAGGAAGCCGTTTCGGACCTCTGAACCCGGGGGAACATCGTCCCCGAGCGCCGGGATTCGCTCAGAGCCTGCTGGGATCCGGCAGTTGGTCGACCTCGGTGGTCACGTCGACCTCGGCGGACCTGACGCTGCGTTCCTTCCACTCGCGAAGGTCGATCTCGTCCCACTCCAGCGGCTGGTCGAACGCGGTCCGGTTGAGCTTCCTCCGGTAGATGGCGGCGCTACGGCCCGAACGTCCGCTGGTGCGCACCCCCGCCATGGCCAGGGCACAGTCCACGCAGAGCACCTTGCGCCGCGCCTCGACCCAACAGGTCGCGCACAGGCGGTCGGCACAGCGGGCGCACTGGGTCAGCGCCGACTCGAAGGGGTGGTGCACACATCCACTCACGGCAGGTTCCTCACTGATCGGGACCGACGATCGATCGGTGTCCGGTCTCTGGTCACACGAAGCGTTCCCCGCCGTATCGGCACGATCGCCGGCCAGGTTGAGCAAAATCTAGGCCGAACGGCCCAGGTCGAACGACTCAGGCCCCGGATTCGCCTCGAACAGCCATGCGGGCGTCGCTCACCAGGCGTCTTCGAGCAGGGCGACGATGTCGGCCTCGCCGGACGGTCGGGGATGGATCTGGACACCACGGTGGGAGCCGGCCTGGCGGGCGACCGCCTCGAGGTCGTCCTCGCCGACACCGAGATCGGACAGACCCTGCACCGGACCCAGGCGCTCGAGCAGGGCCGACACGGCACCGCCGGCATCGTCGGGTTCACCGGTGTGGCCGAGCGCCCGGCTGATCGCCGCCGCCGCCTCGGGCACCACGTCGGTGGTGAAGCCGGTCGTCGCCGGCAACAGGGCGGCGTGCACCGGCCCGTGGGGCACCTGTGCCCGGGCCGCGACCAACTGCACGAGCACGTGGTGGAGCCCGTCGCTCGCGTTCTGGCGCGCACGCCCGCACAGGACCGCACCATCGACCAGGGCGGCCCGACGTTCGATGTCGCCCGGTTCGGCCATGGCGTCGGGGGCCGCGACGGCGAGTCGACCCAGCCCGGCCGATGCCAGCGCCTCGGCCTCGGGCGTTCGGTCGGGGGTCCAGAGCGCCTCGACACCGTGGGCCACCGCGGTGGCGATCGACCCGAGGAGCAACTCGGGCGACAGGTCGGCCCCCAGCTCCGGGTCGACCAGCACCGCGGAGGGCACCATCGTCGGCGCCCCCGCCGTGGTGGAGCGCCGCGACTGCGGATCGACCATGGAGAAGGTGGTGCTGAACGCCGCGCCGGCGAGGGTGGTGGGGATGGCAACGTGGGGCAGCACCGGCCGGTCGGCGAACCCGGCGGCGGGCGTTCCCGACTCGTGCTCGTGGAAGAACGCCAGCGCCTTGGCGGTGTCGACGGCGGCTCCCCCGCCGAAGCTCACCAGCCCGTCGAACGACTCACCCCGCAGGGTGGCCACCGCGGCCTGCACGGCGGTGGTGGGCACGTCGGCGACCACCTCGTCGAAGGTGTCGGCCAGGGCCCGGCCGATGGCGGTCCGCACCCGGTCACCTCCGTCGGATCCGGCCCGACCCCTGGTGGTGACCAGCAGGACCCGGCGCATGCCCAGCATCTTGAGGACCTCGCCGATGGTCGTCACCGCGCCCGGCCCGACCACCACCTGCTGGGCGATCGAGGTGTGCACCCACCGGTGGACCATCACAGCACCTCGCTGGTGCCGACGACCCCCGCGGTGACCAGCTCGAAACCGCCCGGGCCGTGGTCGACCGTGGTGACCGACCCGTTGGCCAGCCGTTCGATGAGCACCCGATCGTCACCGGTCGCGGCCCCGATCACCGCGTTGATGACGACGAAGTGGGTGATGAGCACGGTGTCGGTGTCGATGGCCGCGACGGTGTCGAGCATCTGCTGGCGCCAGGCCTGCGGTCCGGGTTCGAGCCGGTCCCACGTGGAACCGAGCGCCCGACGGAGCCACTCGGCCCGGCCATCGAGCTCGTCGGTGGGTGTCGCGACCTCGGCGATCGCGGGCTCGATCACCGGTTCGGTGTCCCACCGCTGCTGCAACGGTGCGGCGGTCTCACGGCAACGACGCAGCGGCGAGACCCGGACGGGCAGCGGTCCGACCGGTGCCAGCACGTCGGCCACCGCCTCGGCCTCGGCGCGGCCCAGTTGGTCGAGCCCCGGGTCGCGGTCGGCACCGAAGCCGGCGCTGGCCGTGCCGTGGCGGACCAGGTACAGGCGCGGCATCAGTCGAGTCCCGGCAGGAGATGGACCCACTGGGGACCGTCGTGGTGGTCGACGCCGTGGCGGATGAACCACTCGGAGCCGAACGCGGCGGCGAAGGAGTCGGCCGCCATGGCGAGGAAGAACGACTCCTCGGAGATCTGGCTGGCGTGGGCGACCATCGACGCGCGCTTGACGTCGAGGCGGTCGGCCACGTCGATGGCGTGGGTGATCTGGGGTTCGGGGGTGCCGAAGTCGGGATCGTCGGGGGCCTCGCCTCCCAGGTCGCTGTCGGGATCGGCCTCCTTCGCCGCGGCACGGAGCCGGGCGATGGCGTCGCGGTTCATGGTGGACTCGAACACCTGCGGCGTGGCGGCGAGCGCGGCAGCTCGCGCACCGACCCGGTGCACCTGGATGTGGTCGGGGTGGCCATAGCCGCCGTGGTCGTCGTAGATGGTGAGCACGTCGGCAGCCTCGTCGTCGAGGATCTCGGCCAGCCGCCTGGCCGCCGAGTCGAGCGGCACCGACCAGAACGAGTACGGCGCCTCGTTCTCGGGGGTGCCCATCATGCCCGAGTCGACATAGCCGAGGAACTCGACGCGGTCCACACCCAGCACCGCGGCGGACGCGTGGCTCTCGGCCACACGACGCACCCCGAGCTGCTCGCCGTCGGCGAGGATGCCCGGCACCACCTCGCCGTGCTCGCCCCTGGTCGCGAACACCAGCACCACCCGGTGGCCCTCGGCCGCGG contains the following coding sequences:
- a CDS encoding iron-containing alcohol dehydrogenase, with product MVHRWVHTSIAQQVVVGPGAVTTIGEVLKMLGMRRVLLVTTRGRAGSDGGDRVRTAIGRALADTFDEVVADVPTTAVQAAVATLRGESFDGLVSFGGGAAVDTAKALAFFHEHESGTPAAGFADRPVLPHVAIPTTLAGAAFSTTFSMVDPQSRRSTTAGAPTMVPSAVLVDPELGADLSPELLLGSIATAVAHGVEALWTPDRTPEAEALASAGLGRLAVAAPDAMAEPGDIERRAALVDGAVLCGRARQNASDGLHHVLVQLVAARAQVPHGPVHAALLPATTGFTTDVVPEAAAAISRALGHTGEPDDAGGAVSALLERLGPVQGLSDLGVGEDDLEAVARQAGSHRGVQIHPRPSGEADIVALLEDAW
- a CDS encoding histidine phosphatase family protein, which translates into the protein MPRLYLVRHGTASAGFGADRDPGLDQLGRAEAEAVADVLAPVGPLPVRVSPLRRCRETAAPLQQRWDTEPVIEPAIAEVATPTDELDGRAEWLRRALGSTWDRLEPGPQAWRQQMLDTVAAIDTDTVLITHFVVINAVIGAATGDDRVLIERLANGSVTTVDHGPGGFELVTAGVVGTSEVL
- a CDS encoding PIG-L family deacetylase, with the protein product MGTLVSFHAHPDDESIATGGLLARAAAEGHRVVLVFATRGEHGEVVPGILADGEQLGVRRVAESHASAAVLGVDRVEFLGYVDSGMMGTPENEAPYSFWSVPLDSAARRLAEILDDEAADVLTIYDDHGGYGHPDHIQVHRVGARAAALAATPQVFESTMNRDAIARLRAAAKEADPDSDLGGEAPDDPDFGTPEPQITHAIDVADRLDVKRASMVAHASQISEESFFLAMAADSFAAAFGSEWFIRHGVDHHDGPQWVHLLPGLD